Below is a genomic region from Procambarus clarkii isolate CNS0578487 chromosome 63, FALCON_Pclarkii_2.0, whole genome shotgun sequence.
GCCACTGAAAATGTAGAGCAAAACAAAACAGACAACAGCAGAggtaaaaatacaaaaaataaaaaatggaataGTAAATGATGCACTCGGTGGTTCACCCTCTTAGTAGCAGCTGCCCACCACCTGGTGGCAGCACCCCCAGTTACTGGCTCAGTTCAGTCAACTCATCAGTCATTGAGCCAGGAAAGACAAAACCAATGCCTTTATATGAGGAAAGGAGGATCCAGAAAACCACCAAAGATCCACCAGAAAAAATGCACTTCCTTATGTTTAATACTGGATTTCTAACTACAGAACAAAATACAAAGGGGGAACTCGCCAGAAGTGGAGGAGAGCAGAAGCCCATAACCCTGCAGGAGGGAAAATCAGTGATGGGTCACTACCAATGCAACACAAACCTTGTGCATTTTCAATACACTGACCAGGTAACGAGCAACAAGCACCCTGTTGGACCGCCATAATCCCCCAACctgaatatcagcccaagacatatcGGATAACAAACCAGACAGTCATAAACGTAAAATCATCATCAGCCTGAGGATAGACCTTAGGCTGAGCTAAACTTGACACTGCGGATGATCTGAAAAACATGTCCTGGAACAAGGAACCAGGGACATCAGAGCCACAAGAAAGCATCACCCCTATGTACCAAAGAATCCCTCTGGAaaccagcagtctcattcttagcTAGAAATGAAGACTGCAAATGAAGAAAACTACCACTTAGACCAAAGGAACACAAACCCCCAATTCTGTAGGAGCTCATGAAGCTCCTATGTGAGCATAGCCATTTAATGATAAATGTCATCactattctgtttccacttttaTAGAATGAGGAGGAATAAAGTAGAAAAATATGAAATGCAGAATAAAACTATTCCAAAAGAGACCTCTTTTTACCCATGTGACTTACACATGGTTCAATATCATGGACCTCAGTCAATATTGAATGCATACTGTATTGCAGTTCCACAGagccatcaccatcacagcaacaCATCCACAGCAGGACCACTTGCTTCTTCATGTAAATAAGAAGTTATTCTCCTTAGttgttatttaaaaaatatattcacTCTTAACAAAGTGAAATCCTTTAGCTGTGTTCCTTTTAGTTTTTACTCTATGCTTTACGCCATgctcgacccccccccctctctgcctcCTCACACTCTTGACCACCCACCTCTACCTCCTCACACACTCAACCCGACACACAGAACACTCACACTTAATTCCTTGCtcccttcctcacacactcattcACTGTCTTTATATTATGAGCTTGACCTTGGAATATAAAGGTGCACCCCTTTATATCCTTGCTGTGCCAACCTGCTCTCTTGTCTAATATGTATCACTTTTTTATGGAATTGACCAATTCATTAAAAATGtgacattaaaaaattaaaacttgCAATATTGACTTTTCTGAACATCAGCCTCGATAGGTGAGGTGAGTTGTTTGGGTTTGTACATTTCTGGTAAGGCAAAAAGATGCATTTTAATGGAGTGGCAAATAGAGAACAAGCTGGCTGTGCATCCGCGAGTGACCGAGGTCGATTGGTATACTGTACTGCCAGTACAAGTGGCCTCATTGccatataaacaaaaatataaaaacgtcAATTACGTACCATTATTTTCTCCGAGTACAAGGGTGTAAATGGACCGCAGACCAAATACATTGAGGAAATACCAAGATGCAGACGATACCCAAGAGGCATCTAAGGAAACGAGTTCAATACCACGCTGCAACATGGGCTTGAATCTCAGTGTCAGTGGGAAGGGCACCTTAGCTGTAAACAAAGTAAGTATTATTGGAGTATTTAATCACACTATTGTCAATTTTGTTTATGCGATTTAGTGATACCCAATATTTGAATACATTAACTAAGAATTTAAGAACTGCATAGCTACACTATTTGTGCGTTCAAATACTGCATTGGCTAAATCAATTCAAAGTACATTATATAACAGTTGCATTGCTACATATGTAAATTGACAATACATTAATGAAAGGTAAGCATGTTCCGATTGCATGAGGATGACCGAGATAGGAATCCTGGGAAAACGTCTCACGATAAGAATATGATAGTGCCATAAGTACAGTGGGGCTCAATGACTACAaggcatgatgatgatgagtacaGGCAGTCCAACAAGTTCATCAAGTGTAATGAGTACAGGCTGCCGTGATGGGCACAGGCTTGTGAAATGTGTATGGAGAggtgtgtaacggttctattgttacgtaaagtatggtgacaataaacacagacactaagatactatatatatatttggtcgaatatacagaagtacacaggtgatactttggtgtgagttgagcgcactgagcgtcggtacagtatctcgcaagtgtctgctctagacacttgaccacacttgaaagtagactgtggttaatgtttgctattctgctgcttatatgctcgggcaacacctcaccgtgttgcccgggcaacgcctcgcctcattcatctccaaaggttgacaggaatattaacaatgcatttggagcgagtatattattgggataatctactcgctacaggtgTAATGAGCAGAGTGACTTATGAAAATGGGGTGATAGTGGTTGTGCTTGTAGGTGAGGTGGTATATTATAGTGCTGGTGAAGGAGGAAGATCAAGGTGGTGAAGGACGAtcaaggtggtggcagtggaacTGGTGATGATGAAGCTTTCGAAAGTGTGGGGCTGGTGAAGGAAGACGTTGGTGCATATGGTAGTGGAGTAGAAGGTACAGGTGGAGGAGATAATAAAGGTCCAGATGGTGGTAGCAGTGATAATTCAGGTGCAAGTAGAGGCAAATGAAGGAATTCGCGATCAAGAATGGTATCCTTTTGCTAGCACATTTCAAGATACTGAACAGTGTAGTGTAATGAGTACAGAGGGTGTGGTGATTACAGAATGCTGTAATGAATACAGACAAGTATGATGCAGGAGGAAAAAGGAGAttcggtgaaggtggtggtatcaGTGCTGTTTTTACCAAACAGTGTGTATCTAACAGTGACTACAGGGGTGTGAGGTTTAGCTATTAATGCCCTTTTTATAACAGATGCGTTTTAAAACTTTCCTGATGTTCAAGTTCTTAGGTCATATCTGCTCTTGAAGTAAATGGTGGTGCTTTCATGACTTATTCTTTAAATACAGGGCTTCCACCAATGTTCCCTTGCCATCTGCAAACACTAATACAGTATACTGAAACATACCCCCACCTCTTGCAGATAATTCGTGTAGATTAGAAACAGCAATGTGCCCAGAACATATCCTTGAGGGAGTATGCTTGCTGCATTTCTGTAGCTTGATATATGGTGCCTGTAATCCTTTGTTTAATGTAACAGATATTCTCATTCAGTTTCATGTCTATCGTTACCACAATTTGCCTCTCCATCTAATACTGTACACCAGTTTTTTGTGATGAATAGTATAAAATATATTTAGGCAATCTAGAAAAAAAACAGTCTTCCCAGCTATCTGTTTCCTGTCTTATCTTGGTGTCTAATTGCAGAACTATCAAATTAGCGATGAATGACTTTCCAATTGAAAAtacattttgtttttgtttcaaaGTTTGTGTTCTTCAGGAGCTCAACCACTGTCTTCTTTATTATTTTCACCAGTGCTTTGCACAAAATACAtgttagtgatacaggtctgtagtttatGATTTTATATCCATTCCCTTTATTCCTCTAGGTGTCTTAACCTCCCCATCAGTGACTTCTAAACCGTCCAATGTTGTTTCTGATCATTTGTTATTTACCATCTTCAGTTTCCACTCcttacacacacacttccctcaTTTTCTATTAggactgtcctttctctttttagaTTGACTGCATGGTCTTTAATAGCTGATTTCTTCCAAATGTGAATACTTTAGCTTGGGCTGGTACTTCACTTTAGCTGCTATTTCAAACTACTTTTCTACATGATTCCCAACTCTTGAATACTCGCATTTCTAGCTACAGTATAATTAGTTCTTCCGTGTTTATCTCTGTGCCCTGTTCTCTATGCagtaaaaagaaagaaaaaacacCCCACTACTCCAAGACCCATTTTCTCGATTCTTTATCTGGACATAGGAATATGAGTGTTCTTCAATCCCATTAACCAGAGCATGTCTAGTTAAAGGCAGGGTTTTACTCCCACTATTCATAATTCAGTAATGGAGGACACTTATTTATTCTAAACACAAAAATTTAATTGTACCCTACATATACGTTAGTGTATTGATATTAAAACACCATTTGTTTACATTAAAATTGCTGTAAAACATACAGCAATTTTAACATGTAACACgttaaaataaataccaaattaaaCAAAATAGCCAAATAATTATCTCTAGCTACCTTATGGAATAAACTAAATTTTCAGTTATCTGGAAAAATCAGAGGTATCAATTTGACAAAAGAAGAGGGGCCCAGAGAAGAAGACTATCTTTGTTATGCCAAACATTCAAGCATAACACAACTTAGAATATATTCCTCTTCCATACTAACATGTTCCAGCTCCTTCaaattcttggtaatgttgcatagCATAAATGGTCGCATAGTATAGCGCATTGCGCAATCACTGAGCTGTAAGGCACACTGGATATTGTATGCATCTGTGCATTTAGTATTTTTTCTAATATGATGGACAAGTGCCAAAGCCATTAAAAAGGAAAATGCAACCAAACACTTGCTATGACTTTTTAACAACTCGGATTGTGCAAATTCCTCTCCAGGTGATCTGAGCGCTGTGCAAGATCAGCCTGTGACAATGTGGTAAGTGTAAGGGTTAAATACTGTACTTAAAAATCACAAGGCCAATCAATTCAATTAAAATTTTATGAATCATACTTGTAACAAATCCTGAGAAAGTCCAGTTGATCCAGCCTCCAATTGCAATCATGGGAAGCATATTGGTCAATTGACCTTTCAGCATTTCTACCATCATATTAGGGTCAGTCATAGGTTGAGGGGCTGATGCACGCTTTACTGTCTTGAGATACCCTGAAAATTAATACAAAAAGTTAAACTAATAGCATAAGCTCTTGTTTGAGCAGGTTATTCTGCCACTATAACatagaaacataagaacataagaaaacaAGAAACTGCATAAGGCCTATTAGTCCATTCAAAGCATCTCCTTTTTATATTAACAAGTAATTCAAATAATAAttaattcactgtgtcgggggacaAGAAGCCAGAGTATATTCACGTTTGGCTTTTTATCGAGgaaacaagcagtgagcctcaaccaggtcctagtggtgtgcaggcaaaacataggagagaaGAGTACCCCAAAGAAGTCATCACTGTCTGattttataatggaaggggacttacaCACTACAGTACAAAATATttgtgtgtattatgtatgaaatgtattttgaagtaaaTATTTTTGgaagtgtggaatggattaattcaatttacattatttctaatGGGAAAATTCATTTCGGTTTGCGAATTTTCGGTTTACCAgttgtctctgggaacggattaaattagaaaaccaaggtaccactgtatttgaaCATTTATAACAAATTGTATAATGAAGTTTATGTAACTTTCTATCATGTACATAGACCTCTTGCGACTGATCATGACCTGGGTAGGTGCTATTTTCCCGTGATCATGTGGCAGAATGATCTCTGTATTCAGTATTACCATTTTTCCATTAGTTATTGTTTTTGTCTGTTGAAAAAATgtctaccaacagcagcagtaatcaGGCTTATCTAGGAAGGAAAAGGAGCATTTTAATATGAGGAAAAATGCAAAATAGATTGAGAAAAGTGAGCAAGCCTTGGAGTGTTAACTAGTGACAATGGTTCAAGGTTGGgaaaaaaattaatgtttcttttCATTATTTAATCTTCAAGTATATTGAAAATGCATTTTGCATATATAATTTTGTTGTTTATGTGCAAAGATGTGTTCTATCATCTGGGATCAGAATATTTATTAGTAAAAAAATGGCAAAAACTCTTAGTAGACTGGATTTCTTGGTAAAATTAAATAGATTCAGTCCCAATTAGCAGTTCAAGCAGTAAAACCATAAACAGTATAGAAAAAGTATTAAGTCATACAGTATTTTTTACATATTCCCTAACTTTGATATATTAACTATCTTACATTGTGTATGTACAATATGTACCTGATTCGTCATTATTGAAGAAATGTCGACGCATCAGGAAAGATTGTTCTGGTATGTATTTCCCATTCTCGCGCAACATCCGTGCTCGAATCATGGCTTGGCTGTAAACAAAGGACATTGATGAGTTACACTTTTAAACATTAAAAACAATTGATCACAATTACAGTAATTATTAAAGGTTTAAATCAAATTTATTAACCAATAGTGATCAAACTTTGACCTATCATCTGTTTCATCAAATAAAATTAAAACTAACAGTTACAGAATTTGCTtacttaacccttaaattgctccAATTGTTATCAAGCAATTAGCTGGTGTGCTCTATCACCTGGTCCTAACTTGGGCCACCCAGTAATATGAACAAATCCCACCATTTTTATAGCGATATCATTCACTTACTGAGGGCTATAGCAGTCATCAGCCCTCTTGAAAAAATAAATTGAATGTGCTCTGGATATGCCAACTAGGCAGCTACCAAGGCTGATGCACCCCTACAGGACACTGCACACCCACAAGCAACACCAAAATTAATTGTAGTTTGTATGCACTGGACTTCCAGTGATGAAAAGCAAAATTTGTCTGGCAGTGATCACAAATTCATAGTTCAGACAAGAATGACAAAGTGAGAGTGAAGAAAAAGAATATCATGGGAGTGTGGAATGACATGACAATGTGGAGTGATACTGCAGTGTGGAGAGGCATGCCACTCCACACACAAGAACCACTGTGGACCCCTGATGTGGAACAGAAAATTGAATCCTATGAAAATAACTAGTGATTGTAGCTGACAATCACTGAGAACAACCCAGCTGGTTTTCTTGTTGCTAGAACGACACATTCCATAATGTAAGTCTATGCCTGTCATCAAGCATCATCTTTATTTTGTATATCAGTTGTTATATTTCTTGAACACTCATATATGTTAGCTTACTTCTCTTTAGTATTTGTTTATAccttaaaataattttgataaataGTTATTTAAAGTTTTAGTCAAAATATTTTGCATAGTGTTGGCTTCATTTTTATGTGTAACTCCCTGTACCTACAATTATCCCTTcatcttatgttctttgtatgcACGTAataattattactgtattatcaCTGTTATTATTATACTGTACTGCATGCGAAAGATTTTACTTTTGTTTTCAGttgctgtgtgtgttagtggcttagCAAGAATACAGTTTTTTAAATTCCCACAACAGATGCCTAACTcctggtacctatttgctgctagatgaacagagacattaggtgaaaggCAACATATCCAACCATTTCAATTCCGCCTGGGAATTTAACTTGGGATTCCCCAGATGTGAGTTTAGAACGAAGTCAACATCTCATTgtaatttcttatatatataaaaaaaatcacagCCTACTAATCTAAACTAGCCTTTACCTTCATGAAACAATGTGGTATAACCTACGACATTCACTAATAcaagaagtaattatcaaaagaaggcaccaagagtAAAACAAGAAAAAACTGTATACATTATATTAAATTGCAAATGGTGCAACACATCCTAATGGATTTAGCACAGTAGTCTACATCACTGGATCACAACCTAGGGTCTGTAGCACAATAGTCTACATCATCGGGTCACAACCATCGGTGTTTCAGGTTACAGTATATCCTAGCAGTCCCCGTGGCATAACGGTGAAACACTCGCTCATTGCTTCGCGAGCTCttgggcctgggttcgtatcctggccagggaggattgaccgggtgccaatccttaactgtagcctctgttcaagaaacagtgaatgggtacctggttattaAACAATTTGGCAGGTTGTATTCTGGgaaaaaaattaggattaaggacctgcccaaaatgctatgcgtactaatggcttaacaagaatgtaagaattctttTATATCCTGTCAAAGAACAGAAGTTGATTGttgtccagaccacacactagaaggtgaagggacgacgacgtttcggtccgtcctggaccgaaacgtggtcgtgtgtgtggtctggtcaacatacttaagccacgttactgtgactcatcgcctgcgaagAACAGAAGTTTTTGGgtgatgtttcctttcaccttatgactgtttacctagtagtaaatatgtacccaggaatcaggcaactgttgtgggctgtACCCTGGGAATGGTCAGTAGTTGACCTACCAGGAATGTCAATAAATTGGAGTGCAAATTTCCTGTCTGTAACAACAGGAAATTTTTACATCATATCCAAGACAGCTTGGCAACAAATTTTAAAACCTAACCTTTTCCCAACCTTAGCTACCCTAATCCAACTTATCCCAACCTAACACAAGCAAACCAAACAATATGCACGGTTTTGACAATTTATAAACACACCATCAAAACGCCTCTGTATAATTTGAATGTACCCTTTCCTAATTGATACATCACAGCATATATAGGAGCAGGTTAATTAGGCAAGACCttaaaacctacctaacctaccctaaactAACACAGCCTAACCTAATATATCCTAGCCTACTGATatacatcttgagatgattttggggctttagtgtccctgcggcccagtcctcgaccaggcctccacccccaggaagcagcctgtgacagctgactaacacccaggtacctattttactgctaggtaacaggtgaaagggtgaaagaaactctgcccattgtttctcaccggcgcctgggatcgaacccaggaccacaggatcacaagtccagcgtgctgtccgctcggctcccggtCAGCTTGATTTGTCTACATATAGACAAATCAGAAATAGAACTTAAGTCTCAACCCACATTTGGGGACCCCAGGTTCAATTCCCAGGCCGGTAAGAAAACATTAGGCACCTTTCCctctcacctaatgcctctgttcacctagcggtcAACAGGTACTTGAGAGTTTGGCCACTTACATACTTGCACATAAGGGTCCGTAGTGCCATCTTGGGCGGACCTCAATACAAGCCTAAAGCACATACATATACAGGCTTcctgtaaataaaatattataggaatggtgcccaaccacttcgacggtcgAGGCGCGTCAATCTACCGTCCAGCAGTAACTCACCTATCCTGGAGCTGTGTAAGATCCACCTTCTTCTGCGTTGAGATCAGTACACTGACATAATGCCTTAAAATCCCGCACAGGAATGTGATCAGAACTATGGGGAAAAATACCCATATTCTTATATCGGAGTCGAGGAGCAGCTCTGCCATTGTGGTGAGGTCGGTAACACTCCGTCACCCACCTCCGGTCAGCGGCCACGACGGTGccatagtttatttatttatttatttatttatatacaagaaggtacattgggtttgtgagaatacatagcatagtacagtaattgcactcttgtaaagccactagtacgcgcagcgttttctggcaggtccttaatctaacagataattttaagtaggtaaattccatAGAGAATGTGTTCATGTTAGAGACTGCGGGGGGGACTGTGGGGATATTTCCACCAacatatatgtatttatttatatacaagaagatacattgggttcatgagagtacagagacttgaagttttacattcttgtaaagccactatttaAAGAAATAGTCTCTATTTATGACTATTTAAAGAAATagtctctgcccgaaacgctttgcgtaatagtggctttaggcactgtatgtaccatctataaacctagcaattttggtaaaaatctcttgtatgtatgtactttacctgaataaacatttatttcatttatttatttatttatactagcacgcagagcgtttcgggcagataacATGTTATTTTGGCGTGTAATATGTGTCACAATTATTAAGTACAGAAAAATATGCATACAGTTTCTCGGACATAATTAATAAGCATCAAGAAAAATATTACAAAACTACAAAATAAGTTATGACGACGATAGAGGGATCGGATAcgccccggctgcccgataccAGGAAGTTGTGAAGaggatatttctaatgtctctgtggctcatctgggtactaagtttccactagtgtctccttgttcgtgttccacccgtgttaaacagtttgtctttgtctaccctgtgaattctctgagaattttgtaggtaattatcatgtctctccttactcttctgttttccagggacgtgaagtTTAACTCaagtagcctttccttgtagcccATGCCTCGGTTCTGAgactagtctggtgacatacctctgaatcttctctaactttgtcttgtgtttaaataGGTATGgcgtccaggctggagctgcatactccaggattggtctgacataagtggtatacaaggttctgaaagcttctttacacaagtttctaaaggcagttcttatgttggccaatctagcatatcccGCTGatgatattaaattaaattaaattaaattaaattaaattaaattaaattaaattaaattaaattaaattaaattaaattaaattaaattatattaaattaaaaaaattattcaggaaaagtacatacatagaggacgagttacaaacataatgttggatttatagatagagttagtacatacaatacctaaagtcactaatacacatagcgtttcgggcaaggtgtgggggaaaaaacacttagactaaaacttaatagtaattgggattaaagtataaattgtgttgaaaaaaggaattaaaaaaagggggggggggaacatggcagaaatcagcaattgtacaagttggtcaacaaacagcattgtttaaaatagcaagacatgggttaacatttagggggtaaggtaggtactTTTGAtgagggcttctggggacaggttcggtgtgatatcaacccccagagatCTTTCTGTCTATTTAACTCTTGCAGAATATAACCTCCCAGAtgcatggtaccttgtgttcagccgtctgctcctttcgcctaattccattactttgcactttcctgagttgaactttagtagacatTTTTTAGACCatgcctccagtttgtccagatcgTCCTGTTGTCCCTGTCTattttcatctgtcttgattcttctcatattttttgcatcatcagcaaacactgagaggaacgagtctacaccctctggaaggtcgtttacatatatcacaaACAGGAAGGGTCCAAGTACAAAGCCCtgcgggactccgctggtgacatctcaccaATCTGATGTCTTTCACCTCATAGTtacttgctgttgttgttgttttagatttagctactcagaacgaaatgtccatgtagcacggtgtATAGTGAGCCCGTGCtatagttcggttattcgcgataaccttgttactgtgatatttgggtcaaagttttaaatggaggtggggtttcctccttttccccCTGTGTCTTTTTCGCTTTTGTTTTAGTGCACTAGTTTTAGTctggttttaataacattatcttggtggcgaatttagatgcagaatgttcactagtgtgtcccattcttcaacggcttttctaatcattgtagtggctgtggaatgtgcatctaatgcagctgctgtcgttggattaatgttgagtttgatgctcagggcttcagtagcttcacattccagtaagtactgcaatagtggcgcctctgcttctgttccacagatgtgatactctttaactattgggtttatgacCTCCCAgcggcacttgtaaccaagtctgagtctgtgtatggctactgcaatgtctctggatatctttttgccaggcttgaaagagtagtacccagtggcttgttcgtaccatatcgcagtggatcttccttccgctactttggctctctggcgacttttgatagttgagagtattttcttcttgatttgctccttaatctgtgaaaaacttggaagtATTTTAACCTGTAagttactcgttgtttcctgttgcttagatactcccttatccactggagcaccttaccttttactcctgtctgtttc
It encodes:
- the EMC3 gene encoding ER membrane protein complex subunit 3, coding for MAELLLDSDIRIWVFFPIVLITFLCGILRHYVSVLISTQKKVDLTQLQDSQAMIRARMLRENGKYIPEQSFLMRRHFFNNDESGYLKTVKRASAPQPMTDPNMMVEMLKGQLTNMLPMIAIGGWINWTFSGFVTTKVPFPLTLRFKPMLQRGIELVSLDASWVSSASWYFLNVFGLRSIYTLVLGENNAADQARIMEEQMSGAAMAMPQDPKAAFKAEWEALEIAEHKWALKDVESDLLQKAEADWMFNAQSYANTT